A single genomic interval of Shewanella halotolerans harbors:
- a CDS encoding Crp/Fnr family transcriptional regulator produces MITDPQIKACIHQHHLFSALGEEELCRLLGQAAKITLAAHENLFYQGDLAKRFYLVIQGHLQLYRTSLQGQDKVIEVVREGRTFAEALMFSRQASYPVSAQAVSHCTLVSFDSEGYLAMLRGNPDACIAIMAEMSVRLRKDINEVELLSVQNAQSRLLLFLLRNMQKIGDNQGRVELDIPKRVLASRLSIQPETFSRLMKKMVTEGIIGESRGAIDIKDLGKLYTSANMPLANQAMQTNEPLIRSGKAPCQQIAIEMV; encoded by the coding sequence ATGATAACAGATCCACAGATTAAGGCCTGCATTCACCAACACCACCTGTTTTCGGCACTGGGCGAAGAGGAGCTGTGTCGCCTGCTGGGGCAAGCCGCCAAGATCACCCTGGCCGCCCACGAAAATTTGTTCTATCAGGGCGATCTGGCCAAGCGATTCTACCTGGTGATTCAGGGGCATCTGCAACTCTATCGCACCAGCCTGCAGGGGCAGGACAAGGTGATAGAGGTAGTACGCGAGGGGCGCACCTTCGCCGAGGCGCTGATGTTTAGTCGCCAGGCCTCCTATCCTGTGTCGGCCCAGGCCGTATCCCACTGCACTCTGGTCAGCTTCGACAGCGAAGGTTACCTCGCCATGCTCAGGGGCAATCCCGATGCCTGCATCGCCATCATGGCGGAGATGAGTGTCAGATTACGCAAGGATATCAATGAGGTAGAGCTGCTATCTGTGCAGAATGCCCAGTCGCGCCTGCTGCTTTTTCTGCTGCGCAACATGCAGAAGATCGGCGACAACCAGGGGCGGGTCGAGTTGGATATTCCTAAACGTGTGTTGGCGTCGCGCCTGTCGATTCAGCCGGAAACCTTTTCCCGCCTGATGAAGAAGATGGTGACCGAAGGGATCATCGGCGAGTCTCGTGGTGCCATAGACATTAAAGATCTCGGTAAGCTCTATACCAGCGCCAACATGCCACTTGCCAATCAGGCAATGCAGACCAACGAGCCGCTCATTCGCTCGGGTAAGGCGCCCTGTCAGCAGATTGCTATTGAGATGGTGTAG
- a CDS encoding copper chaperone PCu(A)C, with product MKGRFCLFVLLCSCFGAAQASELMVHDAWIRGMPPTSRVVPVYLSLHNPSDKPLVLKAISSPRGVVELHQTLMENEVMRMQGVEAIQIPPHGMVKLAPGGYHGMMSDFKTGVPALGEEVALTLTLADGETLSVTAKVTAQGEAHDHSMHH from the coding sequence ATGAAAGGTCGTTTCTGCTTATTTGTGTTGCTTTGTAGCTGTTTCGGTGCCGCCCAGGCCAGCGAGCTGATGGTGCACGACGCCTGGATCCGCGGCATGCCGCCCACCTCTCGTGTAGTGCCCGTCTACCTGTCGCTGCATAATCCCAGCGACAAACCACTGGTCCTGAAGGCCATCAGCAGTCCTCGCGGCGTGGTCGAGCTGCACCAGACCCTGATGGAGAATGAGGTGATGCGCATGCAAGGAGTGGAGGCGATACAGATCCCGCCCCATGGCATGGTGAAATTGGCGCCCGGTGGCTATCACGGCATGATGTCGGACTTTAAGACTGGCGTGCCGGCTTTGGGTGAAGAGGTGGCGTTGACGCTTACCCTGGCGGATGGCGAGACCCTGTCGGTGACGGCCAAAGTCACGGCCCAGGGAGAGGCTCACGACCACAGCATGCATCACTAA
- a CDS encoding SCO family protein — MTRVNQGKFHLALSLCVLLMGSLMSAACMANMPILKGIGGDFSLRSSKGGEVRLSDFNDKVVMMFFGYTNCADICPTTMAHISQLMNQLPSETRDRIQVLFISIDSDYDTPKHLNKYLSYFDPSFIGLVDEREKIDEVAALFKADYTKLAEEKVTTEYKKLSLEDSKAPKRQGYLYSHTAKIFVLDGKQRVRGFFYTGTPIDEMRQQIESLL, encoded by the coding sequence ATGACACGAGTTAACCAAGGTAAGTTTCATCTGGCCCTGAGCCTCTGTGTGCTGCTTATGGGCAGCCTGATGAGCGCTGCTTGCATGGCGAACATGCCGATCCTCAAGGGGATAGGTGGCGATTTTAGCCTGCGCAGTAGCAAGGGGGGCGAGGTTCGTCTATCGGACTTTAACGACAAGGTGGTGATGATGTTTTTCGGTTACACCAACTGCGCCGACATCTGCCCAACCACCATGGCCCACATCAGCCAGCTGATGAATCAGTTGCCGAGTGAGACCCGAGATCGCATTCAGGTGCTCTTTATCAGCATCGACAGCGATTACGACACGCCCAAGCACCTGAACAAATACCTCAGCTACTTCGACCCCAGCTTTATCGGCTTGGTGGATGAGCGGGAGAAGATAGATGAGGTCGCCGCGTTATTTAAGGCCGACTACACCAAGTTGGCCGAAGAGAAGGTGACTACTGAGTATAAGAAGCTGAGCCTGGAAGATAGCAAGGCGCCTAAGCGTCAGGGGTATCTCTATTCCCATACCGCCAAGATCTTCGTGCTCGATGGCAAACAGCGGGTGCGCGGTTTCTTCTACACAGGCACCCCTATAGACGAGATGCGTCAACAGATCGAGAGTCTGCTCTAA
- the nirK gene encoding copper-containing nitrite reductase, which yields MEKQSSTPAVNVDQQRRSFLSGSVGLGLVGAGMAAGLVSSSASATTQTKSDRMANYKADQLERVTQELVPPPMVPKHDQVAKGKPKVVQVKLVIEEKQVELENGTKAWVCAFNGSVPGPLIVCHQHDFVELTLVNPASNALAHNIDLHAATGALGGGELTLVSPGQEVTFRFKATKAGTFVYHCAPGGVMIPWHVAMGMHGAIMVLPRDGLKDAEGKPVKYDKAYYIGEADFYVPKDAKGKYKAYDTVMGSMNEVLEVMKTLTPSHVVFNGAVGALTGKNAMTAKVGESVLFIHSQANRDSRPHIIGGHGDYVWPAGSFTDAPQTNLETWMLAGGSACAAMYNFRQPGLYAYVNHNLIEAIIKGAAAHIKVDGEWDDNLMVQIKKPSNITTA from the coding sequence ATGGAAAAGCAATCTTCTACCCCAGCAGTGAATGTCGATCAGCAACGTCGTAGCTTCTTGAGTGGTTCAGTCGGTTTGGGCCTGGTGGGTGCGGGTATGGCGGCCGGCTTGGTATCAAGCAGTGCCTCGGCCACCACACAGACCAAGTCAGACCGTATGGCAAACTACAAGGCGGATCAGCTGGAGCGTGTTACTCAAGAGTTGGTGCCACCACCAATGGTGCCTAAGCATGATCAGGTCGCCAAGGGTAAGCCTAAGGTGGTGCAGGTGAAGCTGGTGATAGAAGAGAAGCAGGTAGAACTGGAAAACGGCACCAAGGCCTGGGTCTGCGCCTTCAACGGTAGCGTGCCTGGCCCGCTCATCGTCTGTCATCAACATGACTTCGTCGAGCTGACTCTGGTGAACCCCGCCAGCAATGCCCTGGCCCACAACATTGACCTGCATGCGGCCACGGGCGCCCTGGGCGGCGGCGAGCTGACTTTAGTATCTCCCGGCCAGGAGGTGACCTTCCGCTTCAAGGCGACCAAGGCCGGCACCTTCGTGTATCACTGTGCGCCGGGCGGGGTGATGATCCCTTGGCACGTAGCCATGGGCATGCACGGCGCCATCATGGTGCTACCTCGTGACGGCCTGAAAGATGCCGAAGGCAAGCCAGTTAAATATGACAAGGCCTACTACATTGGTGAGGCCGACTTCTATGTGCCAAAGGATGCCAAGGGTAAATACAAGGCCTATGACACCGTGATGGGCAGCATGAATGAGGTGCTGGAGGTGATGAAGACGCTTACCCCATCTCACGTGGTGTTCAACGGCGCCGTGGGTGCCCTGACAGGTAAGAACGCCATGACCGCCAAGGTGGGTGAGTCAGTGCTCTTTATCCACTCTCAGGCCAACCGGGATTCCCGTCCGCATATCATCGGCGGACACGGTGACTATGTCTGGCCAGCGGGTTCTTTTACCGACGCGCCACAGACCAACCTGGAAACCTGGATGCTAGCCGGGGGCAGTGCCTGCGCCGCTATGTACAACTTCCGTCAGCCTGGTCTATATGCCTATGTGAACCACAATCTGATCGAGGCGATCATCAAGGGCGCCGCGGCGCACATTAAGGTCGACGGCGAGTGGGATGACAACCTGATGGTGCAGATCAAGAAGCCATCTAACATCACCACTGCCTAA
- a CDS encoding MarR family winged helix-turn-helix transcriptional regulator, which translates to MNSNHLDGVDRLRAQWAKEKPQLDTLPMAILGRMMRIYKHLETEVSACHKQFGISMGEFDVLATLRRSGEPYRLTPSDLLAAMMLTSGAMTNRVDGLEKKGLVSRSHCQEDRRSVSVGLTEAGLALIDEAIEAHVAAQQALTSQLSLDEKQQLDALFKHWLQAFES; encoded by the coding sequence ATGAACTCAAATCACCTCGATGGCGTCGATCGCCTAAGGGCCCAATGGGCCAAGGAGAAGCCGCAACTGGATACTCTGCCTATGGCGATCCTCGGCCGCATGATGCGGATCTATAAACATCTGGAGACAGAGGTTAGCGCCTGTCACAAGCAGTTTGGCATCAGCATGGGGGAGTTCGATGTGCTGGCGACCCTGCGTCGCTCGGGGGAGCCCTATCGCCTGACGCCCTCGGATCTGCTGGCGGCCATGATGCTCACCTCGGGTGCCATGACCAATCGTGTCGATGGCCTGGAGAAGAAGGGGCTGGTGTCCCGCAGCCATTGTCAGGAAGACAGGCGTAGCGTCAGCGTCGGCCTGACCGAGGCGGGGCTCGCGTTAATCGATGAGGCGATCGAGGCCCATGTGGCGGCCCAGCAGGCTTTGACCAGTCAACTGTCGTTAGATGAGAAACAGCAGCTGGATGCGCTGTTTAAACATTGGCTGCAGGCATTCGAGTCTTAA
- a CDS encoding DMT family transporter: protein MNVLLAMIPAFFWGTTYAVTQYTLPDWPPLLLGALRALPAGLILLAIRPSLPKRQEWSLLFRLGFINIAAFFSLIFVMALTLPSAISGVGMISVPVFAMLYQWLFHGRRPGLTQGFFGLVLIGLAWLLFNPNSISLNPIGLLAMLAAISCIIVGSGITKALGDRMHWWTVLTWQQIIGGVLLSVAASVHAWLAPQGYGNALSQLSPNNFIGIGWIILLNTVLGYIMYVWLLQRMSVVDFTFGGIANPVAGIVSGMVLLGESFTPHQYLLMLAMIAASLMPQIIGLIGERRHVAQAKPQ, encoded by the coding sequence ATGAATGTACTGCTAGCCATGATCCCCGCCTTCTTCTGGGGCACCACCTACGCGGTGACCCAATATACGCTGCCAGATTGGCCTCCCCTGTTGCTTGGGGCCTTGCGAGCGCTGCCGGCGGGCCTTATCCTGCTGGCGATCAGACCCAGCCTGCCAAAGCGTCAGGAGTGGAGCCTGCTGTTTCGCCTAGGCTTTATCAATATCGCCGCCTTCTTCAGCCTGATCTTCGTCATGGCCCTCACCCTGCCCTCGGCCATCTCAGGCGTCGGTATGATCTCTGTGCCTGTATTTGCCATGCTCTACCAGTGGCTGTTTCATGGTCGTCGCCCCGGCCTGACCCAGGGCTTCTTCGGCCTGGTGCTGATCGGCCTGGCCTGGCTACTGTTTAACCCCAACTCCATCAGCCTCAACCCCATAGGCCTACTCGCCATGTTGGCTGCCATCAGCTGCATCATAGTCGGTAGCGGCATCACTAAGGCCCTTGGGGATCGCATGCATTGGTGGACGGTATTGACCTGGCAGCAGATCATCGGCGGCGTGCTGCTGAGTGTAGCGGCAAGCGTGCATGCCTGGCTGGCACCACAAGGCTATGGCAATGCGCTTAGCCAACTCAGCCCAAACAACTTTATCGGCATCGGCTGGATCATCCTGCTCAATACCGTACTGGGCTATATCATGTATGTCTGGCTGTTGCAGCGCATGAGCGTGGTGGACTTTACCTTTGGCGGCATCGCAAACCCAGTGGCGGGTATCGTCTCGGGCATGGTACTACTGGGCGAATCCTTTACGCCGCATCAGTACCTGCTGATGTTGGCCATGATCGCCGCCTCACTGATGCCACAAATCATAGGCTTGATCGGCGAACGTCGGCATGTCGCTCAGGCTAAACCCCAATAG
- a CDS encoding TOBE domain-containing protein, with the protein MKISARNNLTGKIKAIEEGSVNNEVVIELAPGVEITSVVTKKSCEQLGLVVGGEAYAIIKASNVMIAVD; encoded by the coding sequence ATGAAAATTAGCGCACGCAACAACCTCACAGGTAAGATCAAGGCAATCGAAGAAGGTTCGGTAAACAACGAAGTGGTGATCGAGCTAGCCCCAGGCGTTGAGATCACCTCTGTGGTCACCAAGAAATCATGTGAACAGCTGGGTCTGGTGGTGGGGGGCGAAGCCTATGCCATCATCAAGGCAAGCAATGTGATGATCGCCGTCGACTAA
- a CDS encoding GFA family protein: MQLSCHCGLVQLTLATPPETLTSCNCSICSRYAALWGYFDPKEVSLNEQATSGQEESASVGYSHGDKYLVFYHCKRCGCVTHTLTTDKVSEPRIALNFRMAPEALRENIQIRHFDGADTWQYLD; the protein is encoded by the coding sequence ATGCAACTCTCTTGTCATTGTGGGCTGGTACAACTGACCCTGGCGACGCCTCCAGAAACGCTTACCTCTTGCAACTGCTCCATCTGCAGCCGCTATGCCGCCCTGTGGGGCTATTTTGATCCCAAGGAGGTCAGCCTTAACGAGCAGGCTACGTCCGGCCAGGAGGAGAGTGCGTCTGTGGGGTATAGCCATGGGGATAAGTATCTGGTCTTCTACCACTGCAAGCGCTGTGGCTGCGTGACCCATACGCTGACGACGGACAAGGTGAGCGAGCCCAGGATAGCGCTGAATTTCAGGATGGCGCCAGAGGCGCTGCGCGAGAACATTCAGATCCGCCACTTCGATGGTGCCGATACCTGGCAGTACCTGGATTAA